One Centroberyx gerrardi isolate f3 chromosome 2, fCenGer3.hap1.cur.20231027, whole genome shotgun sequence DNA window includes the following coding sequences:
- the LOC139924390 gene encoding placenta-specific gene 8 protein-like yields MAVTNQPGSYAPSDFQTGLCDFCSDCGTCCYGLFCFPCLGCSIASDMDECCLCGITMAIRSVYRTRYNINGSLCGDYMATICCGICSTCQLKRDIDRRKEQGIF; encoded by the exons ATGGCTGTGACCAACCAACCAGGCTCATACGCTCCCTCTGACTTCCAGACCGGCCTGTGTGACTTCTGCAGTGACTGTGGAACTT GCTGCTATGGTCTGTTCTGCTTCCCCTGTCTGGGCTGCTCCATCGCCAGTGACATGGATGAGTGCTGCCTGTGTGGTATAACCATGGCCATCCGCAGCGTCTACCGGACCAGATACAACATCAAT GGATCCTTGTGTGGTGACTACATGGCAACCATATGTTGTGGAATCTGTTCCACCTGCCAACTGAAGAGAGATATCGATCGCAGGAAGGAACAAGGCATTTTCTGA
- the LOC144539892 gene encoding serine protease inhibitor Kazal-type 1-like has protein sequence MYRLLSSRTCRWRVSSITVLSIINVISNLNTGESKCWNLAGCPFVFEPVCGSNGVTYPNECVLCETIR, from the exons ATGTATAGATTATTGAGCAGTAGGACTTGCAGATGGAGAGTGTCTTCTATAACTGTCCTTTCCATCATTAACGTAATTTCAAATCTAAATACAG gagagagcaaatgttGGAATT TGGCAGGATGCCCATTCGTCTTTGAGCCCGTGTGTGGGTCCAATGGAGTCACCTACCCCAatgagtgtgtgctgtgtgaaaCCATCAGGTAG
- the cops4 gene encoding COP9 signalosome complex subunit 4 isoform X2: MKSVVVDTSSATMATEVRQELAQLMNSSGSHKDLAAKYRQILEKAIQFTDADQLESLKAFVEAMVNENVSLVISRQLLTDFCTHLPNLPDSTAKAVYHFTLEKIQPRVISFEEQVASIRQHLATIYEKEGDWRNAAQVLVGIPLETGQKQYNVDYKLDTYLKIARLYLEDDDPVQAEAYINRASLLQNESSNEQLQIHYKVCYARVLDFRRKFIEAAQRYNELSYKSIVHESERLEALKHALNCTILASAGQQRSRMLATLFKDERCQQLAAYGILEKMYLDRIIRGNQLQEFAAMLMPHQKATTADGESDGSSILDRAVIEHNLLSASKLYNNITFEELGALLEIPPAKAEKIASQMITEGRMNGFIDQIDGIVHFETREPLPTWDKQIQSLCFQVNNLLEKIRQAAPEWAAQAMETQMTQ; this comes from the exons ATGAAAAGCGTTGTTGTTGACACTTCATCGGCGACAATGGCGACCGAAGTCAGGCAGGAGCTTGCCCAGCTAATGAATTCAAGTGGATCTCACAAAGATCTTGCTGCAAA GTATCGACAAATTTTGGAGAAGGCCATTCAGTTCACAGATGCAGATCAACTGGAATCCTTAAAGGCCTTTGTCGAAGCAA TGGTCAATGAGAATGTCAGTCTCGTCATCTCCAGGCAGCTGCTCACTGACTTCTGCACGCACCTCCCCAACCTGCCTGACAGCACGGCCAAAGCAGTATACCACTTCACCCTGGAGAAGATTCAGCCCAGGGTCATCTCCTTCGAGGAACAA GTAGCCTCAATCAGACAGCACTTAGCAACCATTTATGAAAAGGAGGGGGACTGGAGAAATGCCGCCCAGGTTTTAGTTGGTATTCCCTTGGAAACGGGACAAAA GCAGTACAATGTTGACTATAAGTTGGATACGTACCTGAAAATTGCCCGTCTCTACTTAGAGGATGATGACCCAGTGCAGGCAGAGGCCTACATCAACAGAGCCTCATTGCTTCAGAATGAGTCCTCTAATGAACAGCTGCAGATTCACTATAAG GTGTGCTATGCTAGAGTCCTAGACTTCAGGAGGAAGTTCATTGAGGCTGCACAGAGGTACAACGAGTTGTCTTATAAGTCCATTGTCCATGAGAGTGAACGTCTAGAGGCCCTGAAGCACGCCCTGAACTGCACCATACTGGCCTCTGCAG GCCAGCAGCGCTCCCGCATGCTGGCCACTCTGTTTAAGGACGAGCGCTGTCAGCAGCTGGCTGCCTATGGTATCCTGGAGAAGATGTATCTGGACCGCATCATCAGAGGCAACCAGCTGCAGGAGTTTGCCGCCATGCTGATGCCTCACCAGAAGGCCACCACAGCAGATGGTGAGTCAGATG GCTCCAGCATCCTTGACAGAGCGGTGATCGAGCACAACCTGCTGTCCGCTAGTAAACTCTACAACAACATCACGTTTGAAGAACTGGGGGCGCTGTTAGAAATCCCCCCAGCAAAG GCTGAGAAGATCGCCTCCCAGATGATCACTGAAGGACGCATGAATGGCTTCATCGACCAGATAGATGGCATCGTGCACTTTGAGA CTCGTGAGCCCCTTCCCACCTGGGACAAACAGATCCAGTCTCTGTGTTTCCAAGTCAACAACCTCCTAGAGAAGATCCGCCAGGCCGCTCCAGAGTGGGCAGCGCAGGCTATGGAAACCCAGATGACCCAGTAA
- the cops4 gene encoding COP9 signalosome complex subunit 4 isoform X4, whose product MKSVVVDTSSATMATEVRQELAQLMNSSGSHKDLAAKYRQILEKAIQFTDADQLESLKAFVEAMVNENVSLVISRQLLTDFCTHLPNLPDSTAKAVYHFTLEKIQPRVISFEEQVASIRQHLATIYEKEGDWRNAAQVLVGIPLETGQKQYNVDYKLDTYLKIARLYLEDDDPVQAEAYINRASLLQNESSNEQLQIHYKVCYARVLDFRRKFIEAAQRYNELSYKSIVHESERLEALKHALNCTILASAGQQRSRMLATLFKDERCQQLAAYGILEKMYLDRIIRGNQLQEFAAMLMPHQKATTADGSSILDRAVIEHNLLSASKLYNNITFEELGALLEIPPAKAEKIASQMITEGRMNGFIDQIDGIVHFETREPLPTWDKQIQSLCFQVNNLLEKIRQAAPEWAAQAMETQMTQ is encoded by the exons ATGAAAAGCGTTGTTGTTGACACTTCATCGGCGACAATGGCGACCGAAGTCAGGCAGGAGCTTGCCCAGCTAATGAATTCAAGTGGATCTCACAAAGATCTTGCTGCAAA GTATCGACAAATTTTGGAGAAGGCCATTCAGTTCACAGATGCAGATCAACTGGAATCCTTAAAGGCCTTTGTCGAAGCAA TGGTCAATGAGAATGTCAGTCTCGTCATCTCCAGGCAGCTGCTCACTGACTTCTGCACGCACCTCCCCAACCTGCCTGACAGCACGGCCAAAGCAGTATACCACTTCACCCTGGAGAAGATTCAGCCCAGGGTCATCTCCTTCGAGGAACAA GTAGCCTCAATCAGACAGCACTTAGCAACCATTTATGAAAAGGAGGGGGACTGGAGAAATGCCGCCCAGGTTTTAGTTGGTATTCCCTTGGAAACGGGACAAAA GCAGTACAATGTTGACTATAAGTTGGATACGTACCTGAAAATTGCCCGTCTCTACTTAGAGGATGATGACCCAGTGCAGGCAGAGGCCTACATCAACAGAGCCTCATTGCTTCAGAATGAGTCCTCTAATGAACAGCTGCAGATTCACTATAAG GTGTGCTATGCTAGAGTCCTAGACTTCAGGAGGAAGTTCATTGAGGCTGCACAGAGGTACAACGAGTTGTCTTATAAGTCCATTGTCCATGAGAGTGAACGTCTAGAGGCCCTGAAGCACGCCCTGAACTGCACCATACTGGCCTCTGCAG GCCAGCAGCGCTCCCGCATGCTGGCCACTCTGTTTAAGGACGAGCGCTGTCAGCAGCTGGCTGCCTATGGTATCCTGGAGAAGATGTATCTGGACCGCATCATCAGAGGCAACCAGCTGCAGGAGTTTGCCGCCATGCTGATGCCTCACCAGAAGGCCACCACAGCAGATG GCTCCAGCATCCTTGACAGAGCGGTGATCGAGCACAACCTGCTGTCCGCTAGTAAACTCTACAACAACATCACGTTTGAAGAACTGGGGGCGCTGTTAGAAATCCCCCCAGCAAAG GCTGAGAAGATCGCCTCCCAGATGATCACTGAAGGACGCATGAATGGCTTCATCGACCAGATAGATGGCATCGTGCACTTTGAGA CTCGTGAGCCCCTTCCCACCTGGGACAAACAGATCCAGTCTCTGTGTTTCCAAGTCAACAACCTCCTAGAGAAGATCCGCCAGGCCGCTCCAGAGTGGGCAGCGCAGGCTATGGAAACCCAGATGACCCAGTAA
- the cops4 gene encoding COP9 signalosome complex subunit 4 isoform X1, translating to MKSVVVDTSSATMATEVRQELAQLMNSSGSHKDLAAKYRQILEKAIQFTDADQLESLKAFVEAMVNENVSLVISRQLLTDFCTHLPNLPDSTAKAVYHFTLEKIQPRVISFEEQVASIRQHLATIYEKEGDWRNAAQVLVGIPLETGQKQYNVDYKLDTYLKIARLYLEDDDPVQAEAYINRASLLQNESSNEQLQIHYKVCYARVLDFRRKFIEAAQRYNELSYKSIVHESERLEALKHALNCTILASAGQQRSRMLATLFKDERCQQLAAYGILEKMYLDRIIRGNQLQEFAAMLMPHQKATTADGESDGSSILDRAVIEHNLLSASKLYNNITFEELGALLEIPPAKVRHAEKIASQMITEGRMNGFIDQIDGIVHFETREPLPTWDKQIQSLCFQVNNLLEKIRQAAPEWAAQAMETQMTQ from the exons ATGAAAAGCGTTGTTGTTGACACTTCATCGGCGACAATGGCGACCGAAGTCAGGCAGGAGCTTGCCCAGCTAATGAATTCAAGTGGATCTCACAAAGATCTTGCTGCAAA GTATCGACAAATTTTGGAGAAGGCCATTCAGTTCACAGATGCAGATCAACTGGAATCCTTAAAGGCCTTTGTCGAAGCAA TGGTCAATGAGAATGTCAGTCTCGTCATCTCCAGGCAGCTGCTCACTGACTTCTGCACGCACCTCCCCAACCTGCCTGACAGCACGGCCAAAGCAGTATACCACTTCACCCTGGAGAAGATTCAGCCCAGGGTCATCTCCTTCGAGGAACAA GTAGCCTCAATCAGACAGCACTTAGCAACCATTTATGAAAAGGAGGGGGACTGGAGAAATGCCGCCCAGGTTTTAGTTGGTATTCCCTTGGAAACGGGACAAAA GCAGTACAATGTTGACTATAAGTTGGATACGTACCTGAAAATTGCCCGTCTCTACTTAGAGGATGATGACCCAGTGCAGGCAGAGGCCTACATCAACAGAGCCTCATTGCTTCAGAATGAGTCCTCTAATGAACAGCTGCAGATTCACTATAAG GTGTGCTATGCTAGAGTCCTAGACTTCAGGAGGAAGTTCATTGAGGCTGCACAGAGGTACAACGAGTTGTCTTATAAGTCCATTGTCCATGAGAGTGAACGTCTAGAGGCCCTGAAGCACGCCCTGAACTGCACCATACTGGCCTCTGCAG GCCAGCAGCGCTCCCGCATGCTGGCCACTCTGTTTAAGGACGAGCGCTGTCAGCAGCTGGCTGCCTATGGTATCCTGGAGAAGATGTATCTGGACCGCATCATCAGAGGCAACCAGCTGCAGGAGTTTGCCGCCATGCTGATGCCTCACCAGAAGGCCACCACAGCAGATGGTGAGTCAGATG GCTCCAGCATCCTTGACAGAGCGGTGATCGAGCACAACCTGCTGTCCGCTAGTAAACTCTACAACAACATCACGTTTGAAGAACTGGGGGCGCTGTTAGAAATCCCCCCAGCAAAGGTACGACAT GCTGAGAAGATCGCCTCCCAGATGATCACTGAAGGACGCATGAATGGCTTCATCGACCAGATAGATGGCATCGTGCACTTTGAGA CTCGTGAGCCCCTTCCCACCTGGGACAAACAGATCCAGTCTCTGTGTTTCCAAGTCAACAACCTCCTAGAGAAGATCCGCCAGGCCGCTCCAGAGTGGGCAGCGCAGGCTATGGAAACCCAGATGACCCAGTAA
- the cops4 gene encoding COP9 signalosome complex subunit 4 isoform X3: MKSVVVDTSSATMATEVRQELAQLMNSSGSHKDLAAKYRQILEKAIQFTDADQLESLKAFVEAMVNENVSLVISRQLLTDFCTHLPNLPDSTAKAVYHFTLEKIQPRVISFEEQVASIRQHLATIYEKEGDWRNAAQVLVGIPLETGQKQYNVDYKLDTYLKIARLYLEDDDPVQAEAYINRASLLQNESSNEQLQIHYKVCYARVLDFRRKFIEAAQRYNELSYKSIVHESERLEALKHALNCTILASAGQQRSRMLATLFKDERCQQLAAYGILEKMYLDRIIRGNQLQEFAAMLMPHQKATTADGSSILDRAVIEHNLLSASKLYNNITFEELGALLEIPPAKVRHAEKIASQMITEGRMNGFIDQIDGIVHFETREPLPTWDKQIQSLCFQVNNLLEKIRQAAPEWAAQAMETQMTQ, from the exons ATGAAAAGCGTTGTTGTTGACACTTCATCGGCGACAATGGCGACCGAAGTCAGGCAGGAGCTTGCCCAGCTAATGAATTCAAGTGGATCTCACAAAGATCTTGCTGCAAA GTATCGACAAATTTTGGAGAAGGCCATTCAGTTCACAGATGCAGATCAACTGGAATCCTTAAAGGCCTTTGTCGAAGCAA TGGTCAATGAGAATGTCAGTCTCGTCATCTCCAGGCAGCTGCTCACTGACTTCTGCACGCACCTCCCCAACCTGCCTGACAGCACGGCCAAAGCAGTATACCACTTCACCCTGGAGAAGATTCAGCCCAGGGTCATCTCCTTCGAGGAACAA GTAGCCTCAATCAGACAGCACTTAGCAACCATTTATGAAAAGGAGGGGGACTGGAGAAATGCCGCCCAGGTTTTAGTTGGTATTCCCTTGGAAACGGGACAAAA GCAGTACAATGTTGACTATAAGTTGGATACGTACCTGAAAATTGCCCGTCTCTACTTAGAGGATGATGACCCAGTGCAGGCAGAGGCCTACATCAACAGAGCCTCATTGCTTCAGAATGAGTCCTCTAATGAACAGCTGCAGATTCACTATAAG GTGTGCTATGCTAGAGTCCTAGACTTCAGGAGGAAGTTCATTGAGGCTGCACAGAGGTACAACGAGTTGTCTTATAAGTCCATTGTCCATGAGAGTGAACGTCTAGAGGCCCTGAAGCACGCCCTGAACTGCACCATACTGGCCTCTGCAG GCCAGCAGCGCTCCCGCATGCTGGCCACTCTGTTTAAGGACGAGCGCTGTCAGCAGCTGGCTGCCTATGGTATCCTGGAGAAGATGTATCTGGACCGCATCATCAGAGGCAACCAGCTGCAGGAGTTTGCCGCCATGCTGATGCCTCACCAGAAGGCCACCACAGCAGATG GCTCCAGCATCCTTGACAGAGCGGTGATCGAGCACAACCTGCTGTCCGCTAGTAAACTCTACAACAACATCACGTTTGAAGAACTGGGGGCGCTGTTAGAAATCCCCCCAGCAAAGGTACGACAT GCTGAGAAGATCGCCTCCCAGATGATCACTGAAGGACGCATGAATGGCTTCATCGACCAGATAGATGGCATCGTGCACTTTGAGA CTCGTGAGCCCCTTCCCACCTGGGACAAACAGATCCAGTCTCTGTGTTTCCAAGTCAACAACCTCCTAGAGAAGATCCGCCAGGCCGCTCCAGAGTGGGCAGCGCAGGCTATGGAAACCCAGATGACCCAGTAA